In the genome of Qipengyuania seohaensis, one region contains:
- a CDS encoding EAL domain-containing protein translates to MPFSNLFSSRGDTVAPEIRQGMSPDEKLRIVDEIENSGTLGFWATDRNGNIVYLSPSIAKRLGALPEELLGTPLQQVLIPVEGETDGRSLGLKLNTRKSFSNLSAQAQARDNDAVLSLSGRALYDEKTEFAGFRGSVIDITEDFRAEAEANRLAKFDSLTGLANRHRMEQRIDSTLKTFCAAERTAALMMLDLDRFKQVNDTLGHAAGDQLLQQVADRLSSAVGGRGEIGRLGGDEFQVLIPDMDDRGELGEIAKKIIQMLSQPYSVEEGRCTIGCSVGIAIAPYDGLERDELTRAADLALYASKNGGRGQFRFYGADLEHEANLRKRMEDDLSAAIEAGDFALEYQPVVDLASNTVVGLEAKYTWEDEDRGRVAPETFLPIAEGSRLIVPIGEWALRRACEDAVQWPGALRLSMNISPVQFETNGFAELVERILEETDLDPTRLELELNESVLLGDASKVDATLGHLFKLGVRLTLDQYGSGRSSLAYLRRAPFNTLKIGGNFFEPMLGNELGDMELVRAVVALANALGMETAASGVHALKLMEELRHLGVGQVQGFVYSDAVSHAQVIEEIEKGEWIIEPTDQGSQRANRRTVYRRIGVIHEDHYYDVTLRNLSRSGAMIEGLEDVPVGTMFVLDFGGGQLAVCTVRRTMDDTQGLEFEQELVDDGAGGLCTRNRVSPYELAAAGAPLEALPAGKYAMAAQSQAPSSYPKFKVSQSAASPSQN, encoded by the coding sequence ATGCCCTTTTCCAACCTGTTCTCGTCTCGTGGCGATACCGTTGCGCCTGAAATCCGGCAAGGTATGAGCCCAGACGAGAAGCTGCGGATCGTCGACGAAATCGAGAATAGCGGTACCCTTGGATTTTGGGCGACCGACCGAAACGGTAATATCGTCTACCTGTCCCCCTCGATCGCGAAGCGGCTTGGCGCGCTGCCGGAAGAACTCCTCGGCACACCGCTTCAGCAGGTTCTGATCCCTGTAGAAGGTGAAACGGACGGCAGATCGCTTGGTCTCAAACTCAACACCCGCAAGTCATTTTCCAACTTGTCTGCGCAGGCTCAGGCCCGCGACAACGATGCCGTACTCAGCCTGTCTGGCCGGGCGCTCTACGACGAAAAGACGGAGTTCGCCGGTTTTCGCGGCAGCGTCATAGACATTACCGAAGATTTCCGAGCGGAGGCCGAAGCCAACCGTCTGGCAAAGTTCGATTCCCTGACCGGGCTCGCCAACAGGCACCGGATGGAGCAGCGGATCGACTCAACGCTCAAGACCTTCTGTGCAGCAGAGCGCACAGCCGCGCTCATGATGCTCGATCTGGACCGATTCAAGCAGGTCAACGATACGCTGGGTCACGCAGCCGGCGACCAGCTGCTTCAGCAGGTCGCAGACCGGCTGAGTAGCGCAGTCGGAGGACGGGGCGAAATCGGCCGCCTTGGCGGTGACGAATTCCAGGTCCTTATCCCGGACATGGACGACCGCGGCGAGCTTGGTGAGATCGCGAAGAAGATAATCCAGATGCTCTCGCAGCCCTATTCCGTCGAGGAGGGACGCTGCACGATCGGGTGTTCGGTCGGCATTGCGATCGCGCCATACGATGGTTTGGAGCGCGATGAACTGACGCGCGCTGCCGATCTCGCGCTGTATGCTTCGAAGAACGGGGGGCGCGGTCAATTTCGGTTCTATGGTGCAGACCTTGAGCACGAAGCAAACCTGCGCAAGCGGATGGAGGACGATCTTTCCGCTGCCATCGAAGCTGGCGACTTTGCCCTCGAATACCAACCCGTGGTCGACCTCGCCAGCAACACTGTTGTGGGCCTGGAAGCGAAATATACCTGGGAGGACGAAGACCGAGGACGGGTCGCGCCAGAGACTTTCCTCCCGATTGCCGAAGGCAGCCGCCTGATCGTGCCGATTGGCGAATGGGCCTTGCGCAGGGCGTGCGAGGATGCGGTCCAGTGGCCAGGCGCTCTTCGCCTTTCCATGAATATCTCCCCGGTCCAGTTCGAAACCAATGGGTTTGCCGAACTGGTCGAGAGAATTCTCGAGGAAACCGATCTCGACCCGACACGGCTCGAACTGGAACTTAATGAAAGCGTCCTCCTCGGAGATGCTTCCAAGGTCGATGCCACGCTTGGACATCTCTTCAAGTTGGGTGTGCGCTTGACGCTCGACCAGTATGGATCCGGACGATCATCGCTCGCTTATCTGCGCCGTGCGCCATTCAATACGCTCAAGATCGGGGGCAATTTTTTCGAGCCTATGCTCGGGAACGAGCTGGGTGACATGGAACTCGTGCGCGCAGTGGTCGCACTGGCGAATGCCCTCGGCATGGAGACCGCGGCTTCGGGCGTACACGCGCTCAAGCTTATGGAAGAGCTGAGGCATCTAGGCGTCGGCCAGGTCCAGGGCTTCGTATATTCCGATGCTGTCAGCCATGCCCAGGTGATCGAGGAAATCGAGAAGGGTGAGTGGATCATCGAGCCGACCGATCAGGGTAGCCAGCGTGCCAACCGTCGTACGGTTTATCGGCGGATCGGCGTCATCCATGAGGATCACTACTACGATGTGACCCTGCGCAACCTCTCGCGTTCGGGCGCAATGATCGAAGGTCTGGAAGATGTGCCTGTCGGGACCATGTTCGTCCTCGATTTCGGTGGAGGGCAGCTAGCTGTCTGTACGGTCCGCCGAACGATGGATGATACCCAGGGCCTGGAATTCGAGCAGGAGCTGGTCGATGATGGAGCCGGCGGCTTGTGTACGAGAAACCGCGTCAGTCCGTATGAACTTGCAGCTGCAGGCGCACCTCTCGAAGCATTGCCGGCCGGCAAGTATGCCATGGCTGCTCAGTCGCAGGCACCGTCGAGCTATCCGAAATTCAAGGTGTCGCAAAGCGCTGCGAGTCCGAGCCAGAACTGA
- a CDS encoding PHA/PHB synthase family protein, with protein sequence MAQLEDEAAQSTSALGPLIGLTREDIFGAVAVMLRETASDPQRLMKHSQEVGQDMIKIMTGKSELAPDPKDKRFRDPAWQYNPFMRAGMQYYLAVQKGASRWLEDLELDDLERDRARFISNIIIDGLAPTNTLVGNPTAQKMAIDSGGLSLIKGLKNAYDDMVHNKGMVSQVDKKPFKLGENIATSKGSVVLRTDMMELVQYAPTTDEVYEIPQLTIPPQINKMYINDLSPEKSVVKYQLDNGIQTFVISWKNPTKEQGHWDMADYVRSCREAMEAVSKITGSKKVNVSAGCSGGQTASMLASKMASDKDDLLGALTLMVCVLHPKQNDIEAGSLVSENGLALAKRRASKKGVIKGDDLARGFAWLRPNDLIWNYVINNYLLGQDPPAFDVLFWNADATNLSAALMGDFLTVFETLAFTKQGEVEMVDHKIDLSKVTSDLFILGGVTDHITPWKATYRSTRLFGSKDVTYVLSHSGHMQAILNPPGNPKARYYIQKDEKKKLPETADEWLKGTEEVSGSWWPYWMEWVQNRAGEKKKAPAKLGNKAYEPLDPAPGLYVMEEC encoded by the coding sequence ATGGCACAGCTCGAAGACGAAGCCGCACAGTCCACCAGCGCCCTTGGCCCCCTGATTGGCCTGACGCGGGAGGATATCTTCGGTGCGGTCGCCGTCATGCTGCGCGAGACCGCATCCGATCCCCAAAGACTGATGAAACATAGCCAGGAAGTCGGCCAGGACATGATCAAGATCATGACCGGCAAGAGCGAATTGGCACCCGACCCCAAGGACAAGCGTTTCCGCGATCCGGCATGGCAGTACAATCCCTTCATGCGGGCTGGCATGCAGTATTACCTGGCCGTCCAGAAAGGCGCTTCGCGCTGGCTCGAGGACCTGGAACTCGACGATCTAGAACGTGACCGCGCCCGCTTCATTTCGAACATCATCATCGACGGGCTGGCGCCGACGAATACGCTGGTCGGAAATCCCACCGCCCAGAAGATGGCGATCGACTCAGGCGGTCTCAGCCTCATCAAGGGGCTCAAGAACGCATATGATGACATGGTCCACAACAAGGGCATGGTTAGCCAGGTCGACAAGAAACCGTTCAAGCTGGGCGAAAATATCGCCACATCGAAGGGCTCTGTCGTTCTGCGCACGGACATGATGGAATTGGTCCAATACGCGCCGACAACCGACGAAGTGTACGAGATTCCGCAGCTGACCATCCCGCCGCAGATCAACAAGATGTACATCAACGATCTTTCGCCCGAAAAATCGGTGGTGAAGTACCAGCTAGACAACGGCATCCAAACTTTCGTCATCAGCTGGAAGAACCCGACCAAGGAACAGGGCCACTGGGACATGGCCGATTACGTTCGCTCCTGCCGGGAAGCGATGGAGGCGGTTAGCAAGATTACCGGTTCCAAGAAGGTCAATGTGTCCGCCGGTTGCTCTGGCGGCCAGACCGCTTCGATGCTCGCAAGCAAGATGGCATCCGACAAGGACGACCTGCTCGGCGCGCTTACGCTTATGGTCTGCGTCCTGCATCCCAAGCAGAACGATATAGAAGCGGGCTCGCTCGTATCGGAAAACGGCCTCGCCCTCGCCAAGCGTCGTGCCTCCAAGAAGGGCGTGATCAAGGGAGACGATCTGGCGCGCGGCTTTGCCTGGCTGCGCCCGAACGACCTCATCTGGAATTACGTGATCAACAATTATCTTCTCGGCCAGGACCCGCCGGCGTTCGACGTGCTTTTCTGGAACGCGGATGCGACCAATCTTTCGGCCGCGCTGATGGGAGACTTCCTGACCGTGTTCGAAACGCTCGCCTTTACGAAGCAGGGCGAAGTCGAGATGGTAGATCACAAGATCGACCTGTCCAAGGTAACGAGCGACCTGTTCATTCTGGGCGGCGTGACCGATCATATCACGCCCTGGAAGGCGACTTATCGGTCGACGCGGCTGTTTGGGTCCAAGGATGTAACCTACGTTCTTTCGCACTCCGGCCATATGCAGGCCATTCTCAACCCTCCGGGAAATCCGAAAGCGCGCTATTACATCCAGAAGGACGAGAAGAAAAAGCTGCCCGAGACTGCCGACGAATGGCTGAAGGGAACGGAAGAAGTTTCAGGGTCTTGGTGGCCATACTGGATGGAATGGGTGCAGAATCGCGCGGGCGAGAAGAAGAAGGCGCCTGCGAAATTGGGGAACAAAGCTTACGAACCGCTGGACCCCGCCCCCGGACTGTACGTTATGGAGGAGTGCTGA
- the lepA gene encoding translation elongation factor 4, whose translation MTDLSKIRNFSIIAHIDHGKSTLADRLIQHCGGLTDREMSEQVLDNMDIEKERGITIKAQTVRLNYTAKDGETYELNLMDTPGHVDFAYEVSRSLAACEGALLVVDAAQGVEAQTLANVYQSIEHDHEIVPVINKIDLPAAEPDKVRAEIEEVIGLDASDAVLTSAKSGIGIEETLEALVARIPPPSGDRDAPLKAMLVDSWYDPYLGVVILVRVIDGVIKKGLNVKFMQGGTQHLIDRVGCFTPKRTDLPELGPGEIGFITAQIKEVEQARVGDTITTVKGGAVKALAGYKEVQPVVFCGLFPVDAAEFEKLRESIGKLRLNDASFSYEMESSAALGFGFRAGFLGLLHLEIIQERLSREYDLDLITTAPSVVYRVHLAHTKNEDAAVVDIHNPADWPDVNRIDAVEEPWIKAVIYTPDEYLGAILKLCQDRRGIQTDLTYVGGRAQVSYELPLNEVVFDFYDRLKSISRGYASFDYEQIGLREGDLVKMNILVNNEPVDALSLIVHRSVAEERGRGMCERLKDLIPRHLFKIPIQAAIGGKIIARETIAALRKDVTAKCYGGDISRKKKLLEKQKKGKARMREYGNVSIPQEAFIAALRMGEE comes from the coding sequence ATGACTGACCTTTCCAAGATCCGCAATTTTTCCATCATCGCGCACATCGACCATGGCAAGTCCACGCTGGCCGACCGGTTGATCCAGCATTGCGGCGGGCTGACCGATCGCGAGATGTCCGAGCAAGTCCTTGATAACATGGACATCGAGAAGGAGCGCGGCATCACCATCAAGGCGCAGACCGTGCGCCTCAACTACACCGCCAAGGATGGCGAGACCTATGAGCTCAACCTCATGGACACGCCCGGCCATGTCGACTTCGCCTACGAGGTCTCCCGCAGCCTCGCCGCCTGCGAAGGCGCGCTCCTCGTCGTGGACGCGGCTCAAGGCGTAGAAGCCCAGACCCTCGCCAACGTCTACCAGTCGATCGAGCACGACCACGAGATCGTCCCCGTCATCAACAAGATCGACCTCCCCGCCGCCGAGCCCGACAAGGTCCGCGCGGAAATCGAGGAAGTCATCGGCCTCGACGCATCGGACGCCGTCCTCACATCCGCCAAGTCCGGCATCGGCATCGAGGAAACGCTCGAGGCGCTCGTCGCCCGTATTCCTCCGCCCAGCGGCGACCGCGACGCACCCTTGAAGGCCATGCTGGTCGATTCCTGGTACGACCCCTACCTCGGCGTCGTGATCCTCGTGCGCGTGATCGACGGGGTCATCAAGAAGGGCCTCAACGTCAAGTTCATGCAGGGCGGCACGCAGCACCTGATCGACCGCGTCGGCTGCTTCACCCCCAAGCGCACCGACCTGCCCGAACTCGGCCCGGGCGAAATCGGCTTCATCACTGCGCAGATCAAGGAAGTCGAACAGGCCCGCGTCGGCGACACCATCACCACGGTGAAGGGCGGGGCGGTAAAGGCGCTTGCCGGCTACAAGGAAGTGCAGCCCGTGGTCTTCTGCGGCCTCTTCCCGGTCGACGCTGCCGAGTTCGAGAAACTGCGCGAAAGCATCGGCAAGCTGCGCCTCAACGACGCCAGCTTCAGCTACGAGATGGAAAGCTCCGCCGCGCTGGGCTTCGGCTTCCGCGCCGGCTTCCTCGGCCTGCTGCACCTGGAGATCATCCAGGAACGCCTCAGCCGCGAATACGACCTCGACCTCATCACCACTGCCCCGTCTGTGGTTTACCGCGTGCACCTCGCCCATACGAAGAACGAGGACGCCGCCGTGGTCGACATCCACAACCCCGCCGACTGGCCGGACGTGAACCGGATCGACGCGGTGGAGGAACCGTGGATCAAGGCGGTGATCTATACCCCCGACGAATATCTCGGCGCCATCCTCAAGCTGTGCCAGGACCGCCGCGGCATCCAGACCGACCTCACATACGTCGGCGGCCGCGCACAGGTGAGCTACGAGCTGCCGCTGAACGAAGTGGTGTTCGACTTCTACGACCGCCTGAAATCGATCAGCCGCGGCTATGCCAGCTTCGATTACGAACAGATCGGCCTTCGCGAAGGCGACCTCGTGAAGATGAACATCCTCGTCAATAACGAGCCGGTCGACGCCCTATCGCTGATCGTCCACCGCTCCGTTGCGGAAGAGCGCGGCCGCGGCATGTGCGAGCGCCTGAAAGACCTCATCCCGCGCCACCTGTTCAAGATCCCGATCCAGGCCGCGATCGGCGGCAAGATCATCGCCCGCGAAACCATCGCTGCGCTCCGCAAGGACGTGACCGCCAAATGCTATGGCGGCGACATCAGCCGCAAGAAAAAGCTGCTGGAAAAGCAGAAGAAGGGCAAGGCCCGGATGCGCGAGTACGGGAACGTGAGCATCCCGCAGGAGGCGTTTATCGCTGCGCTGCGGATGGGGGAGGAGTAG
- a CDS encoding alpha/beta fold hydrolase has translation MTASKDEPMTATIEMIEAGGRTLRVAHWRLDQESDHFPMLFFNGIGANIEAVAPLAEMLTERAFIMFDMPGTGESPDPVMPYNPFTMCWTASQILNQLDVEIVDVMGVSWGGAMAQHFALQHPRRTRRLVLAATTAGMLMVPGNPAALTKMADPRRYIDPEFMNEHFATLYGGVDPDGEAHQKDSHIGRLKPPSPRGYMYQLLAMLGWTSLPALPFLNKEVLIMMGDDDQIVPLINGRILASTIRNSQLEVIKGGGHLFLLTHADESVATLRAFLDARKGEDRAAA, from the coding sequence GTGACCGCATCGAAAGACGAACCCATGACCGCCACCATCGAAATGATCGAGGCAGGCGGTCGGACTTTGCGCGTCGCGCATTGGCGTCTGGACCAGGAAAGCGACCATTTCCCGATGCTGTTTTTTAACGGTATCGGCGCCAATATCGAAGCGGTCGCGCCGCTTGCGGAAATGCTGACCGAACGCGCGTTCATCATGTTCGACATGCCGGGCACCGGAGAAAGCCCCGATCCGGTAATGCCCTACAACCCGTTCACGATGTGCTGGACCGCCAGCCAGATATTGAATCAGCTCGATGTCGAGATTGTCGACGTCATGGGCGTCAGCTGGGGCGGCGCGATGGCGCAGCATTTTGCGCTCCAACACCCCCGCCGGACGCGTAGACTGGTGCTGGCGGCGACCACTGCAGGAATGCTGATGGTGCCGGGCAATCCGGCCGCCCTCACCAAGATGGCCGACCCACGCCGCTATATCGATCCGGAATTCATGAACGAACACTTCGCAACGCTTTATGGCGGCGTCGATCCCGACGGCGAAGCGCATCAGAAAGACAGCCACATCGGGCGCCTCAAGCCGCCCTCCCCGCGCGGATATATGTACCAGCTCCTTGCGATGCTGGGCTGGACCAGCCTGCCTGCGCTGCCCTTCCTCAACAAGGAAGTGCTGATCATGATGGGCGACGACGACCAGATAGTGCCGTTGATCAACGGGCGTATTCTGGCCTCGACCATCCGCAATTCGCAACTTGAGGTGATCAAGGGCGGCGGGCATCTGTTCTTGCTCACCCACGCCGATGAAAGCGTTGCAACGTTGCGCGCCTTTCTCGACGCCCGGAAAGGCGAGGACCGTGCCGCGGCCTGA
- a CDS encoding FAD-dependent oxidoreductase translates to MRHIAIIGSGPAGYYTAEAAGKQWEDEARIDVFDKLPVPYGLIRTGVAPDHQSIKGVARRYEKTALSENVRFVGNVTVGEDVSVPELQELYDAIIFATGAPEDRSLGLEGEDASNIFGSAAFVGWYNGHPEFAEIDPDLSRRHAVVIGMGNVALDVARILSKTEDELAGSDIVEHALSILRSSKLETITILGRRGPHQIMMTPKELGELMHLERASPHVEGDDLPPEGDDAILEPGLRKSVTLLRDFAAIPESIHGEKTIAIEFDFFANPLRFLTEDGRLNGVEVERTVIDKGRAVGTGETYIVRADVAVTCIGYRSSAIEGVPFDERQGRFANDEGRILTGLYCVGWAKRGPTGTIGTNRPDGYGVIEKVAEDIGQGGRKRGREGFDELARERGLDVVTFRDWQKIEEAETAAARAGAPREKFVDIASMIAARN, encoded by the coding sequence ATGCGACATATCGCCATCATCGGGTCGGGCCCGGCCGGATATTACACCGCCGAAGCAGCCGGAAAGCAGTGGGAGGACGAGGCGCGCATCGACGTCTTCGACAAACTTCCCGTACCATACGGCCTCATCCGCACTGGCGTTGCCCCGGATCACCAGTCGATCAAGGGCGTAGCGCGTCGATACGAGAAAACGGCTCTTAGCGAGAACGTTCGTTTCGTAGGCAATGTCACGGTTGGCGAGGACGTTTCGGTGCCTGAACTGCAGGAGCTTTACGACGCGATCATTTTTGCCACCGGCGCACCGGAAGATCGATCGCTTGGGCTGGAGGGCGAGGATGCTTCGAACATTTTCGGCAGTGCTGCATTTGTTGGCTGGTACAACGGCCATCCCGAATTTGCCGAGATAGACCCCGACTTGTCCAGGCGACATGCGGTCGTGATCGGCATGGGCAATGTCGCGCTAGACGTGGCGCGTATCCTTTCGAAAACCGAGGACGAACTCGCTGGTTCGGACATCGTCGAGCATGCTCTCTCGATACTGCGCAGTTCAAAGCTTGAAACGATCACGATCCTCGGACGGCGCGGGCCGCACCAGATCATGATGACGCCGAAGGAACTTGGCGAACTGATGCACCTCGAACGCGCCAGTCCCCATGTCGAGGGCGATGACCTGCCCCCTGAAGGCGATGATGCCATCCTTGAGCCGGGCCTGCGCAAATCGGTTACCCTGCTACGCGACTTCGCAGCGATCCCCGAAAGCATTCACGGCGAGAAGACTATCGCGATCGAATTCGATTTTTTCGCCAACCCGCTCCGGTTTTTGACTGAAGACGGCAGGCTTAATGGCGTAGAGGTGGAGCGTACGGTCATCGACAAGGGCCGCGCGGTGGGAACCGGTGAAACCTACATCGTGCGAGCGGATGTGGCGGTGACCTGCATCGGTTACCGCTCGTCCGCTATCGAAGGCGTCCCGTTTGATGAAAGACAGGGACGTTTCGCCAATGACGAGGGCCGCATCCTTACCGGCCTCTACTGCGTGGGTTGGGCGAAGAGAGGGCCTACCGGGACCATCGGCACGAACCGACCGGATGGATACGGCGTTATCGAGAAAGTGGCCGAGGATATCGGCCAGGGTGGGCGCAAGCGCGGGCGCGAAGGCTTCGACGAATTGGCCCGCGAACGAGGTCTCGACGTTGTCACTTTCCGGGATTGGCAAAAGATCGAGGAAGCGGAAACCGCCGCAGCGCGCGCAGGCGCGCCCCGTGAAAAGTTCGTCGACATCGCAAGCATGATCGCCGCCCGTAATTAA
- a CDS encoding EAL domain-containing protein — translation MSGFFSKRSKKPSRAKVAANENQGEGIDAPKAFSRIQMLDSFENAGLGWFWATDSENRIIYLSPSAVAQVGLTKKEAIGRPIAEFFNQDEEHVREGRPLKFLVSARNSISHHPVKVVASEHDNPQYWELTGVPQYDDEKNFIGYRGSAKDVTASRASRIDAERMAQYDSLTGLANRHRMTKRLTSTLKAFHASQRNCALLMLDLDRFKQVNDTHGHPAGDELLKQVANRIERIVGNKGEIGRLGGDEFQIMLQDMDDRAELGELADRLIKMISQPYQLANARVSIGTSVGIAVSPFDGVEPDELVKAADLALYGAKNKGKGCYRFYNVDMRDGAQTRNQIEMDLRRAMEDGELRMYYQPIVSAKDHNLKCLEALMRWEHPERGFIPPSQFIPVAEEIGLINELGDWALRQVCQEAANWPFELRVAVNVSAIQFAQDNFPEKVKEALREARMPAGRLELEITESVFVGDAGRTQEMFEDLKRIGVRLALDDFGTGYSSLSYLQKAPFDKIKIDQAFVRGATEKGNNNPAIMSAIVSLAESLGMETVAEGVETKDELTLVEERGASHIQGFIFSPAISHEELLERLESKELKYEARGPERFRAERKSVFRRVGLIHEDHRYHVTMRDLSKTGARVEGLLNVPIGTPVVLDLGGGQLAVAVVRRSEEYTQGLEFETPLISDGADGLCTRHRVSPYEIASASNAPLASLPEDPYALLMAENAANGTRKQFLEVDTSKNSRSRKAG, via the coding sequence ATGAGTGGATTTTTCTCGAAGCGGAGCAAGAAGCCTTCAAGAGCGAAGGTTGCAGCGAACGAAAACCAGGGCGAGGGCATCGATGCTCCCAAGGCGTTCTCGCGCATCCAGATGCTCGACAGCTTCGAGAATGCCGGCCTCGGGTGGTTCTGGGCGACCGATTCCGAGAACCGTATCATCTACCTGTCTCCCTCTGCTGTTGCGCAGGTCGGACTGACCAAGAAGGAGGCGATTGGACGGCCGATCGCAGAATTCTTCAATCAAGATGAAGAGCACGTTCGTGAAGGCCGCCCGCTCAAGTTCCTTGTCAGCGCACGCAATTCGATTAGCCACCATCCGGTCAAAGTCGTGGCGAGCGAGCACGACAATCCGCAATACTGGGAGCTAACCGGAGTTCCCCAGTACGATGACGAGAAGAATTTCATCGGCTATCGCGGCAGCGCGAAAGACGTAACTGCCAGCCGCGCATCGCGCATCGATGCAGAGCGAATGGCGCAGTATGATTCCCTTACCGGGCTCGCCAACAGGCACCGCATGACCAAGCGCCTGACCTCCACGCTGAAGGCTTTTCATGCATCGCAGCGCAATTGCGCACTCCTGATGCTAGATCTCGATCGCTTCAAGCAGGTCAATGATACGCACGGCCATCCCGCAGGCGACGAGCTGCTCAAGCAAGTTGCCAACCGGATCGAGCGCATCGTCGGAAACAAAGGCGAAATCGGGCGTCTTGGCGGTGACGAATTCCAGATCATGTTGCAGGACATGGACGACCGCGCCGAACTGGGCGAACTGGCAGATCGTCTCATCAAGATGATTTCCCAGCCGTACCAGCTCGCCAACGCCCGCGTGTCTATCGGAACCTCTGTCGGTATCGCGGTGTCGCCGTTCGACGGGGTCGAGCCGGACGAGTTGGTGAAGGCTGCGGACCTTGCGCTCTATGGAGCGAAGAACAAGGGCAAGGGCTGCTATCGATTTTACAACGTGGATATGCGCGATGGCGCACAGACCCGAAACCAGATCGAGATGGACCTCCGCCGCGCGATGGAAGACGGCGAATTGAGGATGTATTACCAGCCGATCGTCAGTGCGAAAGATCACAATCTGAAATGCCTCGAGGCATTGATGCGCTGGGAGCATCCGGAGCGCGGGTTCATTCCTCCCTCGCAGTTCATCCCGGTTGCCGAAGAAATCGGCCTGATCAACGAACTGGGCGATTGGGCATTGCGCCAGGTTTGCCAGGAAGCGGCCAATTGGCCGTTCGAACTGCGGGTTGCGGTGAACGTTTCAGCCATTCAGTTTGCGCAGGACAATTTCCCTGAAAAGGTAAAGGAAGCGCTGCGTGAAGCGCGCATGCCTGCAGGAAGGCTAGAGCTCGAAATCACCGAAAGCGTGTTTGTCGGCGATGCGGGCAGGACGCAGGAAATGTTCGAGGATCTCAAGCGGATAGGTGTACGCCTTGCTCTCGACGATTTCGGAACGGGCTATTCTTCGCTCAGCTATCTGCAGAAGGCTCCGTTCGACAAGATCAAGATCGATCAGGCTTTTGTCCGGGGCGCCACAGAAAAGGGCAACAACAATCCGGCCATCATGTCGGCCATTGTCAGCCTGGCGGAATCGCTTGGCATGGAGACCGTCGCTGAAGGAGTGGAAACCAAGGACGAACTAACCCTGGTGGAAGAACGCGGCGCAAGCCACATCCAGGGCTTCATCTTCTCCCCGGCGATCAGTCACGAGGAACTGCTCGAGCGTCTCGAAAGCAAGGAATTGAAGTACGAGGCGCGCGGACCTGAACGGTTCCGTGCCGAGCGCAAGAGCGTATTCCGCCGTGTCGGGCTGATCCATGAGGATCATCGCTATCACGTGACCATGCGCGACTTGTCCAAGACCGGTGCGCGGGTCGAGGGATTGCTCAATGTGCCGATTGGGACACCGGTTGTGCTCGATCTCGGCGGCGGGCAGTTGGCGGTTGCAGTCGTCAGGCGCTCCGAGGAATACACCCAGGGACTGGAATTCGAGACCCCGCTTATCAGCGATGGTGCAGATGGCCTCTGCACACGACACCGCGTCTCGCCCTATGAAATCGCGTCGGCGTCGAATGCCCCTCTCGCCAGCCTTCCGGAAGACCCATACGCTTTGCTTATGGCCGAGAACGCCGCGAACGGTACTCGCAAGCAATTTCTCGAGGTCGACACCAGCAAGAATTCGCGCAGCCGCAAGGCTGGCTAA